The following proteins are encoded in a genomic region of Gouania willdenowi chromosome 6, fGouWil2.1, whole genome shotgun sequence:
- the usp44 gene encoding ubiquitin carboxyl-terminal hydrolase 44 — translation MDRCKHVGRLRLAPDHSILNPQKWHCVDCNTTESVWACLGCAHVACGRYIEEHALQHFQQQRHPLAMEVNELYVFCYLCDDYVLNDNATGDLKLLRSTLSAIQSQTYAVTTRSGRTLRSVSATLDGLIPCGARELQLRDEDRMFTALWHRRRALMGRVFRCWFGLTERGKKHEEEEQQREEEEKQRREARERRRVLKRQHQQQLENTPLRKSRRLRQKTRKPSEAATATRPTTRQQSTRTKPAPPTVSRHRSKTRSRAPTVTKKQAWTKKPQPAPRQGSRSSSSSSKLRSSSAKARPSRRRQSSKQDGSPFKQDASPYRRRPTVTPGVTGLRNLGNTCYMNSILQVLSHLHVFRECFLRLDLAHALELLASAVHGQLVGKVSPSPPLSLLNNRASNLGSLGAGLSGGASRGRSMELIQPKEPSSKHISLCHELHTLFQVMWSGKWALVSPFAMLHSVWQLIPAFRGYAQQDAQEFLCELLDKVQRELESTGTLENKAALESKAMLESTPQKRLIRQVLAMVNTIFHGQLLSQVTCLSCDHRSNTVEPFWDLSLEFPERYHSNSSRESAAQTSCHLTEMLAKFTETEALEGNIYACDQCNVARRRTSSKPLVLTQAQKRLMVHKLPQVLRLHLKRFRWSGRNHREKIGVHVSFDRLLNMEPYCCHEAPPTKSVTCSSPPSSPGSLRTKHFLYELSAVVMHHGKGFGSGHYTAYCYNTEGGFWVHCNDSKLNVCSAEEVCRAQAYILFYTQRVAQDKDRPL, via the exons ATGGACCGGTGCAAACATGTGGGGCGTCTGCGTTTGGCGCCCGACCACTCCATCCTCAACCCTCAGAAGTGGCACTGCGTGGACTGCAACACCACCGAGTCGGTGTGGGCGTGCTTGGGCTGTGCGCACGTGGCATGCGGCCGCTACATTGAGGAGCACGCGCTGCAGCATTTCCAGCAGCAGCGCCACCCGCTGGCCATGGAGGTCAACGAGCTCTACGTCTTCTGCTATCTGTGTGACGACTACGTGCTCAACGACAATGCCACCGGCGACCTGAAGCTGCTGCGGAGCACGCTCAGCGCCATCCAGAGCCAGACGTACGCCGTCACCACGCGCAGCGGCCGCACGCTTCGCTCTGTCAGCGCCACGCTTGACGGCCTCATCCCGTGCGGCGCACGCGAGCTGCAGCTGAGGGACGAGGACCGGATGTTCACTGCGCTGTGGCACCGGCGGCGGGCGCTGATGGGCCGCGTGTTCCGCTGTTGGTTTGGGCTGACGGAGCGTGGGAAGAAgcacgaggaggaggagcagcaaagggaggaagaggagaaacaGAGGAGAGAGGCGCGGGAGCGGCGGCGTGTCCTGAAACgtcaacatcagcagcagctggAGAACACGCCGCTACGGAAAAGCCGTCGCCTGCGACAAAAAACACGCAAACCCTCGGAAGCCGCCACCGCCACACGGCCGACCACTCGCCAGCAGAGCACTAGAACCAAACCAGCTCCGCCCACTGTGTCCAGGCACCGCTCAAAAACCAGAAGCCGCGCCCCCACCGTTACCAAAAAACAAGCATGGACTAAAAAGCCTCAGCCGGCGCCAAGGCAGGGTAGCCGCTCATCCTCGTCTTCCTCTAAACTACGAAGTTCGTCAGCGAAAGCGAGGCCGTCGCGCCGGCGCCAGAGCTCCAAACAGGACGGTTCACCCTTCAAACAGGACGCTTCGCCTTACAGACGGCGGCCGACGGTGACGCCGGGCGTGACGGGGCTTAGGAACCTGGGCAACACATGCTACATGAACTCCATCCTGCAGGTGCTGAGTCACCTGCACGTGTTCAGGGAGTGCTTCCTGCGCCTCGACCTCGCACACGCGCTAGAGCTGCTCGCTTCTGCCGTGCACGGGCAGCTGGTGGGGAAGGTGTCGCCCTCGCCGCCGCTCTCGCTATTGAACAACAGGGCCAGTAACCTGGGCAGcttgggggcggggcttagcggTGGGGCGTCGCGGGGCCGCAGCATGGAGCTCATCCAGCCCAAAGAGCCCAGCTCCAAACACATCTCGCTCTGCCACGAGCTGCACACGCTCTTCCAG GTCATGTGGTCGGGGAAGTGGGCTCTGGTGTCTCCGTTCGCGATGCTGCACTCCGTGTGGCAGCTGATCCCGGCGTTCCGCGGCTATGCTCAGCAGGACGCGCAGGAGTTCCTGTGCGAGCTGCTGGACAAGGTGCAGCGAGAGCTGGAGAGCACGGGAACGCTGGAGAACAAGGCAGCGCTGGAGAGCAAGGCAATGCTGGAGAGCACTCCGCAGAAACGCCTCATCAGGCAGGTGCTTGCCATGGTCAACACCATCTTTCACGGACAGCTGCTGAgccag GTAACGTGTTTGTCGTGCGACCATCGCTCCAACACGGTGGAGCCGTTCTGGGATCTTTCTCTGGAGTTTCCCGAACGTTACCATAGCAACAGCAGCCGGGAGTCGGCCGCTCAGACTTCTTGTCACCTGACCGAGATGCTCGCCAAGTTCACCGAGACCGAAGCGCTGGAGGGGAACATCTATGCCTGCGACCAGTGCAACG TGGCTCGACGGAGGACGTCGTCCAAACCTCTGGTTCTGACTCAAGCTCAGAAACGTCTGATGGTTCACAAACTGCCTCAAGTCCTCAGACTGCACCTCAAACGCTTCAG GTGGTCGGGGCGGAACCACCGGGAGAAGATCGGTGTCCACGTGAGCTTCGACCGGCTCCTCAACATGGAGCCCTACTGCTGCCACGAGGCTCCGCCCACTAAGAGCGTGACCTGCTCTTCTCCTCCCAGCAGCCCCGGCTCGCTGCGCACCAAGCACTTCCTGTACGAGCTGTCGGCGGTGGTGATGCATCATGGGAAAGGCTTTGGCTCGGGCCACTACACGGCGTACTGCTACAACACTGAGGGAG GTTTCTGGGTTCACTGTAACGACTCCAAGCTGAACGTGTGCTCGGCGGAGGAGGTTTGTCGCGCTCAAGCCTACATCCTGTTCTACACCCAGCGGGTCGCTCAGGACAAGGACCGGCCGCTTTAG
- the ndufa12 gene encoding NADH dehydrogenase [ubiquinone] 1 alpha subcomplex subunit 12, whose protein sequence is MAEYVNLVRRALGQIGGHGGVRGLLVQFFRANDIKTGTLVGVDKYGNKYFEDNKHYFFGRQRWVIYTTEMNGKRTMWEVDGSMVPAEWHRWLHCMTDDPPTTHPPQPRKFLADVHQINVSGSSQQYVPFPTTRKKIHEWVPPPPQADAH, encoded by the exons ATGGCGGAGTACGTGAACCTGGTTCGAAGGGCTTTGGGACAGATCGGAGGTCACGGAGGAGTCCGAGGGCTCCTGGTGCAGTTCTTCAG AGCCAACGACATAAAAACAGGAACGTTGGTCGGCGTGGACAAATACGGGAACAAATACTTCGAGGACAACAAGCACTACTTCTTTG GGCGTCAGCGATGGGTGATCTACACCACGGAGATGAACGGGAAGAGGACGATGTGGGAGGTGGACGGCAGCATGGTGCCTGCTGAATG GCACCGCTGGCTGCACTGTATGACTGACGACCCCCCCACCACGCACCCCCCCCAGCCCAGGAAGTTCCTGGCCGATGTTCACCAGATCAACGTTAGTGGGAGTTCTCAACAGTACGTTCCGTTTCCCACCACACGCAAGAAGATCCACGAGTGGGTCCCACCCCCTCCTCAGGCTGATGCCCACTGA